Proteins found in one Acidobacteriota bacterium genomic segment:
- a CDS encoding sialidase family protein yields the protein MNKRFILIFFTLALIVMAGALPYRQIIVPVVEAQIPGAGAQRAPSINIDRTDRLLLMMSTATKPPSAGTPGSQIFFTQSTNGGLNWDNFPVTRNLSNSNGEAFGPSVAVNRVGKVHIYITYHDNRNGTTQVYLLRSLKNAKFKKARNITPNDGGAFAPRIALDSAESLNIVWYDLPAAHRRVVFTRSTDLGDTFTELVDVSRSAGNAFDPEIAVDPNDNIHVIWQDEGSGISAIMYARSTDGGNTFSEPKKISGAGAAAEPQIKTSSSGQINVVWNEVVEDGSSQAFFSRSTDGGDSFVTPLNLSNNPGADIHKTVVTAFENVVYVAYNNDEDRSRQAYVLKSSDNGQSFGDPVQISNATRNRGRAHSVSMAVDSTGTLHVTWIDSSILGNDEGLLFYSRTSNGRNYTVPQQILAIVIG from the coding sequence ATGAACAAACGATTCATCCTTATCTTTTTCACGCTCGCTTTAATCGTGATGGCGGGCGCATTGCCTTATCGTCAAATTATCGTTCCCGTTGTTGAAGCCCAGATTCCGGGCGCGGGCGCGCAACGCGCGCCGTCCATCAATATCGACCGAACAGACAGATTGTTATTGATGATGTCGACGGCTACGAAACCTCCAAGCGCCGGAACCCCGGGCAGCCAAATCTTTTTCACGCAATCAACCAATGGCGGGTTGAACTGGGATAATTTCCCGGTCACGCGCAACCTGTCAAATTCCAACGGCGAAGCGTTCGGTCCATCGGTTGCCGTCAATCGCGTCGGCAAAGTGCATATCTATATCACCTATCACGATAATCGAAATGGTACGACGCAGGTTTATTTGCTGCGTTCACTCAAGAACGCAAAATTTAAAAAAGCCCGAAATATTACGCCCAATGATGGCGGGGCATTTGCGCCGCGCATTGCGCTCGACTCGGCAGAAAGCCTCAACATCGTCTGGTACGATTTGCCTGCGGCTCATCGCCGCGTGGTGTTTACGCGCTCGACCGATTTAGGCGATACCTTCACGGAATTGGTCGATGTGTCGCGTTCTGCCGGTAATGCCTTTGACCCGGAAATTGCCGTTGACCCGAATGACAATATTCATGTGATTTGGCAGGATGAGGGGTCGGGCATCAGCGCCATTATGTATGCGCGCTCAACCGATGGCGGCAACACGTTTTCAGAACCGAAAAAAATCTCCGGCGCAGGAGCCGCTGCCGAGCCACAAATCAAAACTTCATCTTCAGGGCAAATCAATGTCGTCTGGAATGAAGTGGTCGAAGACGGTTCTTCGCAAGCATTCTTTTCGCGCTCAACCGATGGCGGTGATAGCTTCGTGACACCGCTTAACCTGAGCAACAATCCCGGCGCGGATATTCATAAAACCGTAGTGACGGCATTTGAGAATGTCGTTTATGTCGCTTACAACAACGATGAAGACCGCAGTCGTCAAGCCTATGTGTTGAAATCTTCGGATAACGGGCAAAGCTTTGGCGACCCGGTGCAGATTTCCAACGCCACACGCAATCGCGGACGCGCGCACAGCGTTTCAATGGCGGTCGATAGCACAGGCACTTTGCACGTTACCTGGATTGACAGTTCGATTCTCGGCAATGATGAAGGCTTGCTGTTTTACAGCCGCACCTCGAATGGGCGCAATTACACCGTGCCTCAACAAATTCTGGCGATTGTTATCGGATGA
- a CDS encoding LytTR family DNA-binding domain-containing protein yields the protein MAKEKIRTVIIDDEPLARRRVRKLLGADSEFAIIGECANGHEAIQSILNEKPQLIFLDVQMPEISGFDVLDALDENALPLVVFVTAHDKYAVRAFEVHAIDYLLKPFDRARFDKTIAQVKRRLHTESNDELNTRTLTLLEELRAKANFLERFIIKSGGRIFFIKTDDIDWLEAEGKYVRLHIGKDAHLLREAIGNLEARLDPKKFLRIHRSTIVNLERIKELETWFNHEYRVVLRDGTKLMMSRSCRKRLGELLGSEL from the coding sequence ATGGCGAAAGAAAAAATCCGCACAGTGATTATTGATGATGAACCGCTGGCACGCCGCCGCGTGCGAAAACTGCTTGGCGCAGATAGTGAATTCGCGATCATCGGCGAATGCGCCAATGGTCATGAAGCCATTCAGTCAATCCTTAACGAAAAGCCCCAACTAATCTTTCTTGATGTGCAGATGCCCGAAATCAGCGGCTTTGATGTGCTTGATGCGCTTGATGAAAACGCTTTGCCGCTGGTGGTATTCGTCACCGCGCACGACAAATATGCGGTGCGGGCGTTTGAAGTGCATGCGATTGATTACTTGCTGAAACCCTTTGACCGGGCGCGATTTGATAAAACCATTGCCCAGGTCAAGCGCCGATTGCACACGGAAAGCAATGATGAATTGAATACGCGGACGCTCACCTTATTGGAAGAGTTGCGCGCCAAAGCGAATTTTCTTGAGCGTTTTATTATTAAATCGGGCGGGCGAATTTTCTTTATCAAAACCGATGATATTGACTGGCTCGAAGCCGAAGGAAAGTATGTCCGTTTGCATATCGGCAAAGATGCGCACTTGTTGCGCGAAGCCATCGGCAATCTCGAAGCCCGGCTCGACCCGAAAAAATTCCTTCGCATACATCGCTCGACCATCGTCAACCTCGAACGCATCAAAGAACTCGAAACCTGGTTTAATCATGAATACCGTGTGGTGTTGCGCGACGGAACCAAACTCATGATGAGTCGCAGTTGCCGCAAACGCCTCGGCGAATTGCTCGGCAGCGAGTTGTAG
- a CDS encoding Uma2 family endonuclease has protein sequence MSAIPKTSYTLEEYLELDRTSEERFEFWNGEIFLMSGVSPNHARIEMSVALSLSNCTSRRGCEVFPANIRLKVPSMPPYHYADLSALCGKAEFEEIGGIDALTNPALIVEVLSPSTEAYDRGDKFSHYKSIPSFTEYLLIAQHRPHISQFIRQSDDSWLQREFNDLADTVKLTWVECELPLKEVYQNVSFESAASSRQPASPDVVI, from the coding sequence ATGTCAGCAATTCCGAAAACCTCATACACTCTTGAAGAATATCTCGAACTCGACCGCACGTCCGAAGAACGCTTTGAATTTTGGAACGGCGAAATTTTCTTGATGAGCGGCGTGAGTCCAAATCATGCGCGGATTGAAATGAGTGTTGCGCTTTCATTAAGCAACTGTACATCCAGGCGTGGTTGTGAAGTTTTTCCTGCCAACATTCGCTTAAAAGTTCCGAGTATGCCACCCTATCATTATGCGGATTTGTCTGCGCTTTGCGGGAAAGCTGAGTTTGAAGAGATTGGCGGCATTGATGCGCTTACCAATCCGGCACTAATTGTCGAAGTGCTTTCGCCATCAACAGAAGCTTATGACCGCGGCGATAAATTTTCGCACTACAAATCGATTCCGAGTTTCACGGAGTATCTGCTAATCGCTCAACATCGCCCGCACATTTCACAATTCATCCGACAAAGCGACGATTCGTGGTTGCAAAGAGAGTTCAACGATTTAGCCGATACTGTGAAGTTGACTTGGGTTGAATGCGAATTGCCGCTCAAAGAAGTTTATCAAAACGTCTCATTTGAATCGGCTGCAAGTTCGAGGCAACCCGCTTCTCCTGATGTGGTTATCTGA
- a CDS encoding DUF5916 domain-containing protein yields MFSLKRFGHVAFFALLALAFSTPANTLASDGEATGKTITIPRLSGKPTIENFLGMKPHNGSSPEMVKVEGFTQRQPKDGDPASQKTDAYLGYDDKNLYIVMVCFDSEPDKLRARMTRREGAFGDDFVEITLDTFHDRLHGFVFWSNPVGVQADGLWNENRAPGPDDGPDFSFDTVWDSEAQITEDGYVVYMAIPFKSLRFSPNDEQTWGITLLRHIPRANEWSYWPHVSSRVQGRLNQAGVVQGLANISPGRNIQLIPYAALRSFRALDTRDFNNPQFASKRAEFDGGLDAKFVLKDSLVLDLTFNPDFSQVESDEPQATVNQRFEVFFPEKRPFFLENSGFFQTPINLLFTRRIADPQFGARLTGKLGKYNIGALIADDESPGKAVANGDPLEDKRALFTVARVSRDILNQSSIGAIYTDREFENSFNRVGGIDARFKLNSQWVTSMQAVASSTRFLDGTKMNGTAYYANLDFTSRKVGYFASYQDFSKGYRTQTGFFQRPDIRETTNFFRYTFRPEGKRLISWGPNAIAIHSWDHDGTKLNESYIQELNFEFARQTFAQVFYATESEVLRPRDFPGLTRATNYHRTNQGFQINSSYFSEVSINTEWRFGQRLNFVPAAGELPEIENRTTGFFGLTVRPATRLKIDNTYIFERLARRDSGAGIFNNHIYRSKWNWQFNRALSLRLIFQYDTVLANPELTSLQTTKNFNADFLVTWLPHPGTALYIGYNSNLQNLDPALRVNDFGILRPRDRFINDGRQLFVKFSYLFRL; encoded by the coding sequence ATGTTTTCACTTAAACGCTTTGGGCACGTAGCGTTTTTCGCATTGCTTGCTCTGGCTTTTTCGACTCCCGCGAATACCCTTGCCAGTGATGGTGAAGCAACCGGCAAAACCATCACGATTCCGCGTCTTTCCGGCAAACCGACGATAGAAAATTTCCTGGGGATGAAACCGCATAATGGGTCATCGCCTGAAATGGTCAAGGTCGAAGGCTTCACCCAACGCCAGCCCAAAGACGGCGACCCTGCCTCACAAAAAACCGATGCTTATCTAGGGTACGATGACAAAAATCTTTATATCGTCATGGTGTGCTTCGATTCCGAACCCGATAAACTCCGCGCCCGCATGACCCGACGCGAAGGCGCATTTGGCGATGATTTTGTCGAAATCACCCTTGATACTTTTCACGACCGTTTGCATGGTTTCGTGTTCTGGTCAAATCCTGTGGGGGTGCAAGCCGATGGACTCTGGAATGAAAACCGCGCGCCGGGTCCTGACGACGGACCCGATTTTTCTTTCGATACGGTGTGGGATTCCGAAGCCCAAATTACCGAAGATGGCTATGTCGTCTATATGGCGATTCCCTTTAAAAGCCTGCGCTTTTCACCAAATGACGAGCAGACCTGGGGCATCACCTTGCTCAGACACATTCCACGCGCCAACGAATGGTCATACTGGCCGCATGTGTCGAGCCGCGTTCAAGGGCGTTTAAATCAGGCGGGCGTGGTACAGGGACTTGCGAATATCTCGCCTGGTCGCAACATTCAATTGATTCCCTATGCCGCCTTGCGTTCGTTTCGCGCCCTCGATACACGCGATTTCAACAATCCGCAATTCGCCAGCAAGCGCGCCGAATTCGATGGCGGGCTGGATGCGAAATTCGTTTTAAAAGACAGTCTGGTTTTGGATTTAACCTTCAATCCCGATTTCAGCCAGGTGGAATCCGACGAACCGCAAGCCACCGTCAATCAGCGATTCGAGGTTTTCTTTCCCGAAAAACGCCCGTTTTTCCTCGAAAATTCCGGCTTTTTTCAAACTCCAATCAATTTACTCTTCACCCGCCGCATCGCTGACCCGCAATTTGGCGCGCGACTCACCGGCAAACTCGGCAAATACAATATCGGCGCGTTGATTGCCGATGACGAGTCGCCCGGTAAGGCGGTTGCAAACGGCGACCCGCTCGAAGACAAACGCGCGCTGTTCACGGTTGCCCGCGTCAGCCGCGACATTTTGAATCAATCGAGCATCGGCGCAATCTATACTGACCGCGAATTTGAAAACAGTTTCAATCGCGTCGGTGGCATCGATGCGCGATTTAAATTGAATTCGCAATGGGTGACCAGTATGCAGGCGGTTGCCAGTTCCACCCGCTTTCTCGATGGCACGAAGATGAACGGCACGGCTTATTATGCCAATCTCGATTTCACCTCAAGAAAGGTTGGTTATTTCGCAAGCTATCAGGATTTCTCGAAAGGCTACCGTACCCAGACCGGATTTTTTCAACGCCCGGATATTCGCGAGACGACCAACTTTTTCCGCTATACCTTCAGACCCGAAGGAAAACGCTTAATCTCCTGGGGTCCGAATGCGATTGCCATTCACAGTTGGGATCACGATGGCACGAAGTTAAACGAATCTTACATTCAGGAACTCAATTTTGAATTTGCCCGACAAACCTTTGCGCAGGTTTTTTATGCGACTGAAAGCGAAGTGTTAAGACCGCGTGATTTTCCGGGACTCACACGCGCGACCAATTACCATCGCACCAATCAAGGTTTCCAAATCAACAGCTCTTACTTTTCCGAAGTCAGCATTAATACGGAATGGCGGTTCGGACAGCGGTTGAATTTTGTTCCCGCTGCGGGTGAGTTGCCGGAAATCGAAAACCGCACCACAGGCTTTTTCGGACTGACGGTAAGACCCGCCACGCGACTCAAAATTGATAACACCTACATCTTTGAACGGCTGGCGCGGCGTGACAGCGGCGCGGGCATTTTTAACAATCACATCTACCGTTCAAAGTGGAACTGGCAATTCAACCGCGCCCTCTCTTTGCGATTGATTTTCCAGTACGATACGGTATTGGCAAATCCTGAGTTGACCTCTTTGCAAACCACGAAAAATTTCAATGCCGATTTTCTCGTTACCTGGTTGCCGCATCCGGGCACGGCGCTCTACATCGGTTATAACAGCAACCTGCAAAATCTTGACCCGGCGTTGCGCGTCAATGATTTCGGCATTCTTAGACCCAGAGACCGTTTCATTAATGATGGCCGGCAATTATTCGTGAAGTTTTCATACTTGTTTAGACTGTGA
- a CDS encoding YfiT family bacillithiol transferase, with translation MEDLRYPIGKFNFQEELNDEQIKAAIEAIAETPAKLRAAIAGLTDAQLDTPYREGGWTVRQVVHHVVDSHVNSYIRFRLALTEEVPTIKPYDEGAWAELIDAKTLPVEVSLALLEPLHERWVTLLRALTSEDLQREFRHPELGTVPLAKNIGLYAWHGKHHTTHITNLREREGWS, from the coding sequence ATGGAAGACCTGCGTTATCCGATTGGCAAATTCAATTTTCAAGAAGAACTGAACGACGAGCAGATTAAAGCAGCGATTGAAGCGATAGCCGAAACGCCCGCGAAATTACGCGCGGCAATCGCCGGACTCACCGACGCGCAACTCGATACGCCCTATCGCGAAGGCGGTTGGACAGTGCGACAGGTTGTGCATCATGTGGTTGACAGTCACGTGAACAGTTATATTCGCTTTCGCCTGGCGCTCACCGAAGAGGTACCGACCATCAAGCCTTACGATGAAGGCGCGTGGGCTGAACTCATCGACGCGAAAACTTTACCTGTAGAAGTATCGCTCGCTCTGCTTGAACCGTTGCACGAGCGTTGGGTCACGCTGCTTCGCGCTCTCACCAGTGAAGATTTACAACGCGAATTTCGCCACCCGGAACTCGGCACCGTGCCCCTTGCAAAAAATATCGGCTTGTACGCCTGGCATGGTAAACACCACACCACGCACATTACCAATTTACGTGAACGGGAAGGATGGAGTTAG
- a CDS encoding histidine kinase translates to MSKKRWTIFALVFAGWLLVGLAFGINDYLFSEVHVQFYQQPLSLSSVLMWELVYWPVWASFSPLIFFIARRFPLERAKWLRNFSINIAAGLLITIIHRTVYLSIAWLFYIAPDESLDSLASLFRHLLFFNLPTGFMAYGVILLVAHVINYYKRYQQEEVKASHLKAELAEAKLQITEAELQSLKMQLHPHFLFNTLNSISALLDEDAQAADEMLARLGDFLRLTLENSGAQTVTLQEELEFLRRYLDIEQVRFQDRLQVQFDIEPQTLSAQVPNMILQPMIENAIRHGIAERISGGRIEIRARNQNAKLLLEIKDDGAGLHSNPATSNGQGVGLANTRARLQQIYGALHRFELVNAEEGGTLVTLEIPFIVDAATRLTV, encoded by the coding sequence ATGTCTAAGAAGCGTTGGACTATTTTTGCGTTGGTGTTTGCCGGTTGGTTGCTCGTCGGTTTGGCGTTTGGCATCAATGATTATCTGTTTTCCGAAGTCCACGTGCAGTTCTATCAGCAACCGCTGTCGCTTTCAAGCGTCTTGATGTGGGAATTGGTTTACTGGCCCGTGTGGGCGAGTTTTTCGCCATTGATCTTTTTCATTGCCCGGCGCTTCCCATTGGAACGCGCAAAATGGTTGCGTAACTTTTCCATTAACATCGCCGCCGGACTGCTCATCACCATCATTCATCGCACAGTGTATCTGTCGATTGCCTGGTTGTTTTACATCGCGCCCGACGAATCGCTTGATTCGCTGGCAAGTCTCTTTCGTCATCTTTTATTTTTCAATCTGCCGACCGGGTTTATGGCATACGGGGTGATTTTGCTGGTGGCGCATGTCATCAATTATTACAAACGTTATCAACAGGAAGAGGTGAAAGCTTCGCACCTCAAAGCCGAACTTGCCGAAGCCAAATTGCAAATCACCGAGGCTGAGTTGCAATCGCTCAAGATGCAACTGCATCCGCATTTTTTATTCAACACGCTCAATTCGATTTCCGCGCTGCTTGATGAAGACGCCCAAGCCGCTGATGAAATGCTGGCGCGTCTTGGCGATTTTCTGCGTTTGACGCTTGAAAATTCGGGAGCGCAGACGGTCACGCTTCAGGAAGAGTTGGAATTTTTGCGGCGTTATCTGGATATCGAGCAGGTGCGTTTTCAAGACCGTTTACAGGTGCAATTTGACATCGAACCGCAAACGCTTTCGGCGCAGGTGCCGAATATGATTTTGCAACCGATGATTGAAAACGCTATTCGTCACGGCATCGCCGAACGCATCAGCGGCGGGCGTATTGAAATTCGCGCGCGCAACCAAAACGCCAAACTACTCCTGGAAATCAAAGATGATGGCGCGGGACTTCACAGCAACCCGGCGACCTCGAACGGGCAGGGCGTCGGACTTGCCAACACCCGCGCGCGCTTGCAACAGATTTACGGCGCGCTGCATCGTTTCGAGTTAGTGAATGCAGAGGAAGGCGGAACACTCGTAACCCTTGAAATTCCTTTCATCGTTGATGCGGCAACCCGTCTTACGGTATAG
- the purD gene encoding phosphoribosylamine--glycine ligase, which translates to MKILVIGSGGREHAICWKFAQSPHTTELFCAPGNAGISQVATCLKANLNDLDSLAALAEQHRIDLTFVGPEAPLVAGIAEVFAKHNLRIVAPSPKAAQLEGSKIFSKEFMARHGIPTARFTICDSAEAALRAAQDYQFPIVVKADGLAAGKGVRLADSQQEFAETIKAMMVDRVFGDAGRRVLLEECLVGREASLMIFTDGRDYKIIAPAQDYKRANDNDEGLNTGGMGSFSLPGLLDEATIAECERHIIKPTLAGLLAEANPFCGVLYIGLMLTKDGAKVIEYNARFGDPETQSIMVRLDSDLIEICEAIIDKRIGEIDIKWSNDASVCIVAASGGYPGDFEKGKVITGLAEAQAVEGVTVFHAGTAFNDNAEFVTSGGRVLGVTARAATLQEARARAYEATRKIHFERIHYRKDIAV; encoded by the coding sequence ATGAAAATTCTTGTCATCGGTTCGGGCGGCAGAGAGCACGCCATCTGTTGGAAATTTGCCCAAAGCCCGCACACCACCGAACTTTTTTGCGCGCCCGGCAATGCAGGCATTTCGCAAGTTGCAACCTGTTTGAAAGCCAATCTAAATGACCTTGATTCGCTTGCCGCGCTTGCCGAACAACACCGGATTGATTTGACCTTTGTCGGTCCCGAAGCGCCGCTGGTTGCAGGCATCGCCGAAGTCTTCGCCAAACACAACCTGCGCATCGTTGCGCCTTCACCGAAAGCCGCGCAACTTGAAGGCAGTAAAATTTTCTCCAAAGAATTTATGGCGCGTCATGGAATACCGACCGCGCGATTTACGATTTGTGATTCGGCTGAAGCCGCGCTTCGTGCCGCGCAAGATTACCAGTTTCCTATCGTTGTCAAAGCCGATGGACTTGCCGCCGGTAAAGGCGTGCGCCTTGCGGATAGCCAACAGGAATTTGCAGAAACCATCAAAGCGATGATGGTTGACCGCGTATTTGGCGATGCCGGACGGCGCGTGTTGTTGGAAGAATGTCTGGTCGGTCGTGAAGCGTCGCTGATGATTTTCACAGACGGGCGCGATTATAAAATCATCGCGCCGGCGCAGGATTACAAACGCGCCAACGATAACGACGAAGGTTTGAACACCGGCGGCATGGGTTCGTTTTCCCTACCCGGTCTTCTGGATGAGGCGACGATTGCCGAATGCGAACGCCATATCATCAAGCCGACGCTTGCGGGACTGCTGGCAGAAGCCAATCCGTTTTGCGGTGTGTTGTACATCGGCTTGATGCTCACCAAAGATGGCGCAAAAGTGATTGAATACAACGCGCGCTTTGGCGACCCGGAAACCCAATCGATTATGGTGAGGCTCGACAGCGACCTCATCGAAATTTGCGAAGCGATTATCGATAAACGCATCGGAGAAATCGACATTAAATGGAGCAATGATGCGTCTGTGTGCATCGTCGCGGCATCGGGCGGCTATCCGGGCGACTTTGAAAAAGGCAAAGTGATAACCGGACTTGCTGAAGCCCAAGCGGTCGAAGGCGTGACGGTTTTTCATGCGGGCACGGCGTTTAATGACAATGCCGAGTTCGTGACCTCAGGCGGTCGCGTGTTGGGCGTGACGGCGCGCGCTGCAACTTTGCAGGAAGCCCGCGCGCGAGCATATGAAGCGACGCGCAAAATCCATTTCGAGCGCATCCACTATCGCAAAGACATCGCAGTTTAA